One region of gamma proteobacterium HIMB55 genomic DNA includes:
- a CDS encoding ABC-type antimicrobial peptide transport system, ATPase component (PFAM: ABC transporter) — MGLKAAVFELSHIDKSFRDRDEVIHIARDLSWSLDAGHNAALMGESGAGKTTLMNIIAGLDHVDSGDVRVGGQSVTTLSSSELTHFRRRALGLIFQKFHLVPSLSAWDNAALQARLAGVFDADFAEHLFETLGIEHLRHRHPGQLSGGQQQRVAIARALMHRPQLVLADEPTGNLDEATSDKVISLLVRAASDAGSTLVVVTHSAAIAGHLTSTWRLASGSLIKAA, encoded by the coding sequence ATGGGACTAAAGGCTGCTGTGTTCGAGCTCAGTCATATTGATAAGTCATTCCGAGATCGCGACGAGGTAATTCATATTGCGCGCGATTTGTCGTGGTCGCTTGACGCAGGTCACAACGCTGCGCTGATGGGTGAGAGTGGTGCCGGAAAAACTACCTTGATGAATATCATTGCTGGCCTCGATCACGTTGATAGCGGCGACGTGCGAGTGGGTGGTCAGTCGGTGACGACGCTAAGCTCAAGTGAGTTAACTCATTTCCGTCGGCGTGCGCTAGGCCTGATTTTTCAGAAGTTTCATTTGGTGCCTTCACTTTCTGCATGGGATAACGCAGCGCTTCAGGCACGCTTAGCAGGTGTCTTCGATGCTGATTTTGCAGAACACCTCTTTGAGACCCTCGGGATTGAGCACTTGCGACATCGCCATCCCGGGCAACTATCAGGTGGTCAGCAGCAGCGTGTGGCGATTGCGAGAGCGCTCATGCACAGACCGCAACTGGTGCTGGCCGATGAGCCTACGGGTAACTTAGACGAGGCGACGAGTGACAAGGTGATCAGCTTGCTGGTGAGGGCCGCCTCCGATGCAGGAAGCACCTTGGTCGTGGTTACCCACAGTGCGGCTATTGCAGGTCATCTGACAAGTACATGGCGCCTGGCTTCAGGTTCCCTCATCAAAGCTGCATGA
- a CDS encoding 3-methyladenine DNA glycosylase (PFAM: Methyladenine glycosylase), protein MMNTPSYDELYQRACERKGGEAEVEALLPSSATKQHLKTLGSDRYLAEFTRKVFQSGFVWRIVNNKWANFEEVFWNFDIERLLMMPEDMLERKASDPGIIRNYSKVKTVLQNAVMISDTERREDCKFGEFIASWPEDDVISLWIYLKKHGSRLGGNTGPYALRTLGVDTFLMTVDVETFLRNHNIVDSGTHSLRALKATQSYFNELREESGRSLSELSRLVSLGIGKNYTND, encoded by the coding sequence ATGATGAACACCCCAAGCTACGACGAACTCTACCAACGCGCCTGCGAACGCAAAGGCGGTGAAGCAGAAGTCGAGGCACTTCTGCCCTCTTCCGCAACCAAACAGCATCTCAAGACGCTGGGATCAGACCGCTACCTCGCAGAGTTCACGCGAAAGGTCTTTCAGTCGGGTTTCGTATGGCGGATCGTCAATAATAAATGGGCGAACTTTGAAGAGGTCTTCTGGAATTTCGACATCGAGCGCCTGTTGATGATGCCGGAGGACATGCTCGAAAGGAAAGCCAGCGACCCCGGGATCATTCGCAACTACAGTAAGGTGAAAACCGTGCTGCAGAACGCGGTCATGATTTCCGATACTGAACGACGCGAGGACTGTAAGTTTGGCGAGTTCATCGCTAGCTGGCCCGAAGACGACGTTATCAGCCTCTGGATCTATCTCAAAAAACACGGGAGCAGACTCGGCGGCAACACAGGCCCCTATGCGCTTCGCACCTTGGGTGTCGACACGTTCTTGATGACGGTAGACGTGGAGACCTTCTTACGAAATCACAATATCGTTGACTCGGGAACACACAGCCTCAGAGCACTCAAAGCCACTCAAAGCTATTTCAACGAACTACGCGAGGAGAGTGGTCGAAGTCTCTCCGAACTCAGTCGGTTGGTATCGCTCGGTATTGGGAAGAACTACACCAACGACTAA
- a CDS encoding Cu2+-containing amine oxidase (PFAM: Copper amine oxidase, N3 domain; Copper amine oxidase, enzyme domain) has protein sequence MTVTSRSTKAASRALPAVCLSSLLSFLGACSSDGAPSATASNSVVSPWQSLSAEEITLAAKALIDREGDGIVLNRMSLKEPNKQTAKAWTPDIPAERGADLFYRAGKASFRASFDFGTQTLSASQQLTTGQSMLVGDELFGAVEKVSALPEVIEAVSRRGVDPDYALCLPRTVGRFYADIADPQNDRLARFDCFNIRGQSGLGILPTTSAYARPIEGLSVLFDVEENRLIEITDSFAGSEAPPADFEVLELGEDALDTRTPLRPISIAQSEGRNFSVSGSQIDWQGWQFHLRFDPRQGTVLNNIGYMRGDDFRPIAYEIAMSEMFVPYQDPDTHWFYRAYFDMGEYGFGNMATELKGNDCPANAVYQDVVLHTGAGEPVVAPNRICIFEFDPGYPSWRHNESLLEDLPGLTTHNSRRATNLVVRMVAVIGNYDYFQDYVFQQDGRLRIRLISTGIDATKGVFAASMTDAGAMDETAYGTLIAPHRLGVNHDHFFSYRVDMDVDGTENNFLRQRLVAEAQREGTPRQGIWRVETEEVATEQAGQTVMRVEKPALLTFASANATNQMGYPTAYQLIFPNIRPLVTPEDPIYQRAGFLKNNLWVTRYQPDEIFSAGIAVNQSAEGQGLPRYTADDESIENADIVAWPTIGFHHVPMAEDWPVMPAKVDEIVLKPRNFFDRNPALDVPNE, from the coding sequence ATGACTGTTACTAGCAGGTCTACAAAAGCCGCTTCACGCGCACTACCAGCAGTTTGTTTGTCGTCGTTGCTGTCATTTTTAGGCGCTTGCTCTTCTGATGGCGCACCCTCAGCGACGGCCTCAAATTCTGTGGTGTCACCTTGGCAATCACTGAGTGCTGAAGAAATCACATTAGCGGCTAAAGCGCTGATCGATCGAGAAGGTGACGGAATCGTCCTCAATCGGATGAGCCTTAAAGAGCCAAATAAACAAACAGCAAAAGCGTGGACTCCCGACATCCCGGCGGAGCGCGGCGCGGATTTATTTTACCGAGCAGGAAAGGCATCGTTCAGAGCAAGTTTCGATTTCGGCACGCAAACACTGTCCGCATCACAGCAACTTACCACTGGCCAATCGATGTTGGTGGGTGATGAGTTATTTGGCGCTGTCGAGAAAGTAAGCGCACTCCCAGAGGTTATCGAAGCAGTGAGCCGACGTGGCGTAGACCCTGACTACGCACTCTGCCTACCTCGCACTGTGGGACGCTTCTACGCTGACATCGCGGATCCGCAAAACGATCGTCTCGCCCGTTTTGATTGCTTCAACATCCGCGGACAAAGCGGCTTGGGCATTCTGCCTACAACCAGCGCCTACGCCCGCCCAATTGAAGGTTTGAGCGTGCTGTTCGATGTGGAAGAAAACCGCCTCATCGAGATCACTGACTCTTTCGCTGGCAGCGAGGCGCCCCCTGCTGACTTTGAGGTCCTCGAACTAGGTGAGGATGCGCTCGATACCCGTACACCGCTTCGCCCCATTAGCATCGCACAAAGCGAGGGACGCAATTTCAGTGTCAGTGGTAGTCAAATCGATTGGCAAGGATGGCAATTCCATCTTCGCTTCGATCCCCGACAAGGCACGGTGCTTAACAATATTGGTTACATGCGCGGCGATGATTTCCGACCTATCGCCTACGAGATTGCCATGTCCGAAATGTTTGTTCCCTATCAAGATCCCGACACGCATTGGTTCTACCGCGCCTACTTCGACATGGGCGAGTACGGCTTTGGCAACATGGCGACCGAGCTCAAGGGTAACGACTGCCCTGCTAACGCGGTTTATCAGGACGTGGTTCTCCACACCGGGGCCGGCGAACCAGTGGTGGCACCGAACCGTATTTGCATCTTCGAGTTCGACCCCGGTTACCCGTCCTGGCGTCACAACGAATCACTCCTTGAGGATCTGCCTGGACTCACCACACACAACTCGCGGCGCGCAACGAATCTCGTTGTGCGCATGGTGGCGGTCATCGGTAACTACGATTACTTCCAAGATTATGTATTCCAACAAGACGGACGGCTTCGAATCCGTCTGATTTCAACCGGTATTGATGCTACGAAGGGTGTTTTTGCTGCCTCTATGACAGACGCGGGCGCCATGGATGAAACCGCCTACGGCACCTTGATTGCACCTCATCGCTTAGGCGTCAATCACGATCATTTCTTCAGCTACCGCGTGGATATGGATGTCGACGGTACGGAAAATAACTTTCTTCGCCAGAGACTCGTAGCGGAAGCACAACGTGAGGGCACACCGCGTCAGGGCATATGGCGTGTAGAGACCGAGGAAGTCGCGACCGAGCAAGCCGGTCAAACGGTTATGCGCGTAGAGAAGCCGGCTTTATTGACCTTCGCGAGCGCCAATGCAACCAATCAGATGGGCTATCCAACGGCGTACCAACTCATCTTCCCTAATATTCGCCCCCTGGTCACACCTGAGGATCCTATTTATCAGCGTGCGGGTTTCTTGAAGAACAATTTGTGGGTGACTCGCTATCAGCCAGACGAAATTTTCTCCGCAGGCATTGCAGTGAATCAATCAGCAGAAGGGCAAGGTCTACCGCGCTACACAGCCGATGATGAATCCATTGAAAACGCCGATATCGTTGCCTGGCCAACCATTGGCTTTCACCATGTACCGATGGCAGAGGACTGGCCTGTTATGCCGGCCAAGGTCGATGAAATCGTGCTCAAGCCCCGAAATTTCTTTGACCGAAACCCGGCATTGGATGTCCCCAACGAATAA
- a CDS encoding putative Fe-S protein (PFAM: MOSC N-terminal beta barrel domain; MOSC domain): MAQITLKAIFRYPVKSMLGESLADATVGENGIEGDRAWATRDEVRGGIRGAKKLPQLMRFQAVSIGGNTAEIIAPDGDTCSTNTDAINRWLSEKMSHEVSLWPIMPADDLDHYRRGAPDSEDFEQELRELFGRLPDEPLPDLTAFAEVIEFESPPGTYFDAFPLMLMTQQSLDTLSERAPNSAFDQRRFRANLLLEVDGASEPFPEQSWIGKELHIGEVVLKIVDTCPRCSMTTHATGDLPRDTDVMRHLVSEAEGNLGVYAKVISGGSISANQAVEVK; this comes from the coding sequence ATGGCACAAATCACTCTCAAGGCAATCTTCAGATACCCGGTTAAATCCATGCTGGGCGAATCCTTAGCTGATGCTACGGTTGGCGAAAACGGCATCGAGGGCGATCGCGCTTGGGCAACCAGAGACGAAGTCCGGGGCGGTATCCGCGGCGCGAAAAAGTTGCCGCAGCTCATGCGTTTCCAAGCAGTCTCAATCGGAGGTAATACCGCAGAAATTATTGCCCCCGATGGTGATACCTGCAGCACAAATACGGACGCCATCAACCGCTGGCTGTCAGAGAAAATGTCCCATGAAGTCAGTCTTTGGCCAATCATGCCCGCCGATGATCTTGACCACTATCGCCGCGGTGCTCCCGATTCAGAAGATTTCGAGCAGGAGCTGCGTGAACTCTTTGGCCGCCTTCCAGATGAGCCTTTACCGGACTTAACCGCCTTTGCTGAGGTCATCGAATTTGAGTCCCCGCCTGGCACCTACTTCGACGCGTTTCCTTTAATGCTGATGACACAGCAATCGCTCGACACACTTTCAGAGCGGGCTCCGAATTCCGCATTCGATCAGCGTCGCTTCCGCGCGAATCTTCTGCTTGAAGTCGATGGCGCAAGCGAGCCTTTTCCGGAGCAATCATGGATTGGGAAAGAACTTCACATCGGGGAGGTCGTACTTAAAATTGTCGATACCTGTCCGCGCTGCTCCATGACCACACACGCAACGGGCGATCTTCCGAGAGATACAGATGTCATGCGACACCTTGTGTCCGAGGCAGAGGGTAATCTTGGGGTCTACGCCAAGGTAATCAGTGGCGGCTCGATCTCCGCCAACCAAGCGGTTGAGGTTAAGTAG